From Mycobacteriales bacterium, the proteins below share one genomic window:
- a CDS encoding MoaD/ThiS family protein, with the protein MLPYHLRNLAGVGSEITVEVGDPPTQQAVIDALEASYPALSGTIRDPATMRRRPFIRFFACEEDLSHEPPDAPLPAAVASGAEPFYVIGAMAGG; encoded by the coding sequence GTGCTGCCCTACCATCTGCGCAACCTCGCGGGAGTCGGATCCGAGATCACGGTCGAGGTGGGCGACCCGCCGACCCAACAGGCGGTGATCGACGCGCTGGAGGCTTCCTACCCGGCGCTGTCCGGCACGATCCGGGACCCGGCGACGATGCGACGCCGGCCGTTCATCCGGTTCTTCGCCTGCGAGGAGGACCTCTCGCACGAGCCACCGGACGCGCCGCTGCCGGCGGCGGTCGCGAGCGGCGCCGAGCCGTTCTACGTGATCGGCGCGATGGCGGGCGGCTGA
- a CDS encoding NAD(P)/FAD-dependent oxidoreductase has protein sequence MSRQDEQVAVIGAGPAGLTAAYALVKAGRPVTVFESDDVVGGISRTVERDGWRFDIGGHRFFTKVGAVEDLWHEILPEGEFLLRPRMSRIYYDNKLFDYPLKASNALKNLGIVEAVKCVLSYIWVRIHPPKDQSTLEGWVAARFGWRLYRTFFKTYNEKVWGVPASEIASDWAAQRIKNLSLFNAVLNSLLPRRNQTEITTLIEEFQYPKLGPGMMWERCTELVRAGGGTVEMTTAVTAVKRDETGATAVVTSDRDGVSTTTPATAVISSMPLPALVLAMDPPAPDRVRAAAHRLSHRDFLTVALVVPESASFPDNWIYIHSPDVKVGRIQNFGSWSPYLVKDGRTCLGLEYFVFEGDELWTMRDDDLAILAEKELIELGLVGNGQVEASYVVRMPKAYPVYDEGYSDAVDVIREWIAAEVPNVYPVGRNGMHKYNNQDHSMMTAMLSVDNLVNGTSHDVWAVNVEEDYHEEDSSGRKPVAAGAGTGRGAPVVPRATTSSPSGNT, from the coding sequence CGCAGCCTATGCGCTGGTCAAGGCCGGTCGCCCGGTCACCGTGTTCGAGTCCGACGACGTCGTCGGCGGGATCAGCCGCACGGTCGAACGCGACGGCTGGCGCTTCGACATCGGCGGGCACCGGTTCTTCACGAAGGTCGGCGCGGTCGAGGATCTCTGGCACGAGATCCTGCCCGAGGGCGAGTTCCTGCTGCGCCCCCGGATGAGCCGGATCTACTACGACAACAAGCTGTTCGACTACCCGCTGAAGGCCTCGAACGCGCTGAAGAACCTCGGCATCGTCGAGGCGGTCAAGTGCGTGCTGTCCTACATCTGGGTCCGCATCCACCCGCCGAAGGACCAGTCAACCCTCGAAGGCTGGGTCGCGGCACGATTCGGCTGGCGGCTCTACCGCACCTTCTTCAAGACCTACAACGAGAAGGTCTGGGGCGTGCCCGCGAGCGAGATCGCCTCGGACTGGGCGGCACAGCGGATCAAGAACCTTTCGCTGTTCAATGCGGTGCTCAACTCGTTGCTCCCCCGGCGCAACCAGACCGAGATCACAACCTTGATCGAGGAGTTCCAGTACCCGAAGCTCGGGCCCGGGATGATGTGGGAGCGCTGCACCGAGCTGGTCCGGGCCGGTGGCGGCACGGTCGAGATGACGACCGCGGTCACCGCGGTGAAGCGTGACGAGACCGGCGCGACCGCGGTCGTGACAAGCGACCGCGACGGTGTGTCGACGACGACGCCGGCGACCGCCGTCATCAGCTCGATGCCGTTGCCCGCGCTGGTGCTCGCGATGGACCCGCCCGCGCCGGACCGGGTTCGTGCCGCCGCCCACCGGCTGTCGCACCGGGACTTCCTCACGGTCGCGCTGGTCGTGCCGGAGTCGGCGAGCTTCCCCGACAACTGGATCTACATCCACTCCCCCGACGTGAAGGTCGGACGGATCCAGAACTTCGGCTCGTGGTCGCCGTACCTGGTGAAGGACGGTCGCACCTGCCTCGGCCTCGAGTACTTCGTCTTCGAAGGCGACGAGCTCTGGACCATGCGCGACGACGACCTTGCGATCCTCGCCGAGAAGGAGCTGATCGAGCTCGGGCTGGTCGGCAACGGCCAGGTCGAGGCGTCGTACGTCGTGCGGATGCCCAAGGCCTACCCGGTCTACGACGAGGGCTACAGCGACGCGGTCGACGTGATTCGCGAGTGGATCGCCGCCGAGGTGCCGAACGTCTACCCGGTCGGCCGCAACGGCATGCACAAGTACAACAATCAGGACCACTCGATGATGACCGCGATGCTGTCCGTCGACAACCTGGTCAACGGCACCTCACACGACGTATGGGCGGTCAACGTCGAAGAGGACTATCACGAAGAGGACTCCTCGGGCCGCAAGCCGGTCGCAGCGGGCGCCGGCACCGGTCGAGGTGCGCCGGTCGTCCCGAGAGCAACGACCAGCAGCCCGAGCGGCAACACGTAG